The genome window GCGGTCAGGTTCCTGCCGTGCCGCTTGGGTTCTACACGATAAACTGGGTGGACTGGTGGCAGGTCGTTCTTGGGCTGTCGTTCGTTCTGGTCACCATGTACGCACCAAAAGGGATTGGCGGCCTATTCGACCTGCTGAACGGGCGCCTTGCGCCAAATCGACACGGCGCCGACCTTGGCCCCGATCAGGGATCGCTTCGCGAGCGCGAGGCCCAGCAATGAGCGTGCTGCTGGAAGTCTCGGGGGTGTCGGTCTCGTTCGACGGGTTCAAAGCGATCAACAACCTGTCATTCCAGATCGGCCCAGCCGAGATGCGCGCGATTATCGGGCCAAACGGGGCTGGAAAAACCACCTTCATGGACATTGTCACCGGCAAAACGAAACCCAACGAAGGTCGCGTTGTCTGGGGCGAGAAATCCGCTTCGCTTCTGAATATGTCCGAAGCGAAAATCGCGCAGGCCGGCGTGGGGCGCAAATTCCAGCGCCCGACCGTGTTCGAGGATCAGAGCGTTTTTGACAACCTGCTGCTGGCATTGAAAAAAAAGCGCGGTCCGTTGTCGGTTCTGTTCTACCGGCGCAGCGAAACCGACGCTGACAAGGTGCGACTGCTGGCGTTGGAAATTGGTTTGACCGATGCCCTTGATCGCAAATCCGGCGAGTTGAGCCACGGGCAAAAGCAGTGGCTGGAGATCGGAATGCTGTTGGCGCAGGAACCGAAACTGCTTTTGGTTGATGAGCCTGCGGCGGGGATGACTCCTGAGGAACGCGAGCATACCACCAGCATTCTGGTGAAGGCGGCCAAGACCCGCGCGGTGGTTGTGGTTGAACACGACATGGACTTCGTGCGCCGCCTCAATTGCCGTGTGACGGTGCTTAATGAAGGGTCGGTTCTGGCCGAGGGCAGCCTTGATCACGTGACCAAGAACCAGGACGTCATTGATGTCTATTTGGGGCGCTGAGCGATGTTGAACGTCGAAAACCTGTCGCTGCACTATGGCAGTTCGCAAATCCTCTATGACATTTCATTCCAGGCGCAATTGGGCCAGGTCACCTGCGTGATGGGCACCAACGGTGTCGGCAAGACCAGCCTGCTGAAGGCAATTTCTGGCACGCATCCGCGATCTTCCGGATCGATTTCGATCGATCAGCAATCGGTCGGCAAAGCGTCGGCACATCGTATGGCAAAACTGGGCATCGGCTATGTGCCCCAAGGGCGCGATGTGTTCCCTTTGCTGAGTGTCAAAGAAAACCTGGAGACAGGGTTCGCCTGCTTAGGCCCCGCCGCGCGTGTGATCCCGGATGAGATTTTCGAGCTGTTTCCAGTCCTGAAAGAAATGCTCAGCCGGCGCGGCGGCGACTTGTCGGGCGGACAACAGCAACAACTGTCGATCGCCCGAGCGCTGATCACGAAACCAAAGCTGCTGCTGCTGGATGAACCGACCGAGGGCATTCAGCCCAACATCATCCAACAGATCGGCCGGGTAATTGCGCATTTGCGCGACAAGGGCGACATGGCGATCATACTTGTTGAGCAGTACTTCGATTTCGCGGTCGAGCATGCCGATCATTACGTCATCATGCGTCGTGGCCGTGTCATCCGAACAGGTCGCAAATCCGACATTTCGAGAGAAGAAATCCTTGATGCGGTATCTGTTTGAGTGATTTCGGCGGAACGCATGGAATCCCTACGTCAGTGATAATTTCATGTCTGCCCGCAGCGTATCGGCATAGGTAGCAGACAGCTGCAAGCAATGACCGGTTCGCACCGATGCTGCATTTCGCGGCGATTGCGGCAAAACCGAAGCGGCCATTGGCTTCGCGAAGACCAACGTCGGCAGAGTCCGCGCCCTTAATGTTGATCCAGCGCGCAGCGAAAAGGCGGTTCCGGTTTGGTGACTTTCGACGGGCCTGAACGGCTGCATCGGTGACCTGGGCTGCGATGCGGCGAAGCAAGTGCCGCAACTGCGAACAGATGCTGCGCCAGCGAAGCCGGAAAATCCAATGACGGCTCTGTCCGCACCTTGTTTGTCGATCCTGAGCGCAGCGAAGGTTCGGTTTGGATTGATTCTGTGGAAAAACAACGTGTTGCGGGCGCAGAAAGTAGCGATTTGAACATAGCGCGAGCGCCTTTCTGATCAGGCTTTGCGCGTTTGCTGCGGTGCAGGAAAGATCTTTGCCAGTTTGCGAAGGTTTTGGGCAGTGGCGGCGAGCAGGAATTCGTCATTTGCGCCGCATGGTCCACGTAATCGGAGCCGTCCCAGGCCGAGAATGCGCTTGAGGTGGGCAAAGAGCATTTCGACCTTCTTCCGGAGCTTCACCGAGATCTTGTATTGCGGCGTTTTGGCGATTGCGCGGGCGATGTCGCGAGCGTCCTCATGTTCCTCACGGGTGATCTTACGGGCGTCGGCATTCGGGCAGCACTTCGGCTTGGAAGGACAGGATTGGCAGGTGTGCTTCAGCGCTTGGTACTTGGCCACGCCCTTGCCGGTTGGGCCGCGATTGGGGTCGGAGTAGTTTCGGCGGAACTGCTTCAGAGCCTCGCCTTCCGGGCAGATGTATTGATTGTTCTCGGCATCCCATTCGAAGTCAGCTCGGGACCAGGTGCCATCGGTGCGCCCGGCTTTGTCGAAGACCGGGATGTGCGGTGCGATCTTTTCACCCACCAGCCATCCGAGCATGGGTCCCGATCCGTAGGCGGTGTCGGCGATCAGCCGTTCGGGATGAAGATCGAAGCGCTCTTTGGCCCGCTTCAGCATCGTCTTGGTTGACCCCACCTCGGCTTGACGGATCGACCGTGTCGCTTCCACGTCGACGATGACACCATGATCGGTATCGATGAGATAGTTGTCGGAGTAGGCAAAAAATGCGGGACCCTTACGCGCCGCCGTCCACTGGCTGGCTGGGTCGGAATAGGACGTGAACTTTGGCTCGACCGGTGTCGCTGCTCCGAATGCGGCCTCATCCAGAGTGTCGAGATACTCGCGGACCGCGCGGGGTGCAGCGTCTGCATCGATCCGCGCAATGTCCCATTCTTCCTTTGGCGCAGAGTACTGCTTGTTGGCATCCGCCTCGATCAAGCTGGCATCGACGGCCAGGCGCTGACCGCTGACGAGACCTTCGGCGATGCATCGCGCGACCGTGGTCTCGAAGAGATGGCGCAGCAGCTCACTCTCGCGGAACCGACCATGCCGGTTCTTTGAAAAGGTCGAGTGATCCGGCACCCGATCGGCCAGGTCGAGCCGACAAAACCACCTGTACGCGAGGTTCAAGTGTACCTCTTCACAGAGCCGCCGCTCGGACCGGATGCCGAAGCAGTAACCGACGATCAGCATCCGGATCAGCAGTTCAGGATCGATCGAAGGACGACCGGTGTGGCTGTAGAAATCGGCAAGATGGGCGCGGATGCTGCTCAGATCGACGAAACGATCAATCGATCGCAGCAGGTGATCTTGCGGGACATGGTCTTCCAGCGAGAACTCATAGAACAGCGCCGCCTGTGCTTCCTGCCTCGGTCCCATCATGGCTGATCCTCCCGCTTGTTGAGAGGATTGAATCAGCGCCATAGCCCTCGATCAAGCAGGAGTTTTTCAACAAAATTGATACTAACCGGACCTTCACTACGGGCGCAGCTGCGCCAACTGCAACATCAGAAGCTGTCATTTGAGCCGGTTGCCATGCACTTAAG of Paracoccaceae bacterium contains these proteins:
- the urtD gene encoding urea ABC transporter ATP-binding protein UrtD, yielding MSVLLEVSGVSVSFDGFKAINNLSFQIGPAEMRAIIGPNGAGKTTFMDIVTGKTKPNEGRVVWGEKSASLLNMSEAKIAQAGVGRKFQRPTVFEDQSVFDNLLLALKKKRGPLSVLFYRRSETDADKVRLLALEIGLTDALDRKSGELSHGQKQWLEIGMLLAQEPKLLLVDEPAAGMTPEEREHTTSILVKAAKTRAVVVVEHDMDFVRRLNCRVTVLNEGSVLAEGSLDHVTKNQDVIDVYLGR
- the urtE gene encoding urea ABC transporter ATP-binding subunit UrtE, translated to MLNVENLSLHYGSSQILYDISFQAQLGQVTCVMGTNGVGKTSLLKAISGTHPRSSGSISIDQQSVGKASAHRMAKLGIGYVPQGRDVFPLLSVKENLETGFACLGPAARVIPDEIFELFPVLKEMLSRRGGDLSGGQQQQLSIARALITKPKLLLLDEPTEGIQPNIIQQIGRVIAHLRDKGDMAIILVEQYFDFAVEHADHYVIMRRGRVIRTGRKSDISREEILDAVSV
- a CDS encoding IS1182 family transposase: MMGPRQEAQAALFYEFSLEDHVPQDHLLRSIDRFVDLSSIRAHLADFYSHTGRPSIDPELLIRMLIVGYCFGIRSERRLCEEVHLNLAYRWFCRLDLADRVPDHSTFSKNRHGRFRESELLRHLFETTVARCIAEGLVSGQRLAVDASLIEADANKQYSAPKEEWDIARIDADAAPRAVREYLDTLDEAAFGAATPVEPKFTSYSDPASQWTAARKGPAFFAYSDNYLIDTDHGVIVDVEATRSIRQAEVGSTKTMLKRAKERFDLHPERLIADTAYGSGPMLGWLVGEKIAPHIPVFDKAGRTDGTWSRADFEWDAENNQYICPEGEALKQFRRNYSDPNRGPTGKGVAKYQALKHTCQSCPSKPKCCPNADARKITREEHEDARDIARAIAKTPQYKISVKLRKKVEMLFAHLKRILGLGRLRLRGPCGANDEFLLAATAQNLRKLAKIFPAPQQTRKA